A window of Bacteroidia bacterium genomic DNA:
CCGTCCTCTTCAAATTTAACTATCAAACGTTCATCAGATGAAATCTCATAGCCAAATTCAACCGAACAGCGGTCGCACTCCAGTTCGATTTCCCCATCAATTTCGAAGTGTAATTCCATAAAACTTGGACGTTTTTCCAAGACTATATGGACATCAACTTCTCCTTTTTTGATTTCGGAGAATTCTAATTCTTCAAAGAACTTATCTGTGATTTTCCAATCAAATTCATGGGTTCCTAAACCTAATCCCGAGTATTGAATGGAAAACTCATCCGTCAGCTTCATGTCAAACTACCTTAAAAAGGGGTGCAAAGGTATTAAAAAAATTTATTCCACAAGCAGGAAATGCCCATTCAGTTGAAAATTTAAAATGTGCCGTTCTTAAAACAGCACTTTTTTTTACCGAAAGGTTTAATTCTTTCCGATTCAAACTGCCGGTGATACCTATCTTTCCTGACGAATATAGTCCTATGTTTTTGCTCTTCAAGAAGTTATTACAAACCGAATTAAAACCTGGGTCGAAGAATGGTAGTTTGGGTTTGCACCCCGGGCAACGATTGAGACAAGTAGCCCACAGGAGTTGGCTGGCCGAACCCATTCGGCACAGCCAACGACGAGGACTACAGGCGAAAGCGTGACCCGAACGCCCATTGCTGAAACTTTGAAAAATGGCATCGACCGGTTTGGGCGGAAGGGGGCCCGCCAAATCCCGAAAATTAAGAACTCTAAACTGGAATGCATGTTTCTACACGGCAAAATGTAAATTCATATTGAAAATTTGGCCTGATTTGTGGATTTTACCTTTCCTTTACATCTCTATTGAAATTTACCAGCAGGAATGAAAGTATCGCATGTTTTTAGTCTGATCGCCGGACTCCTCTTTTCTTCAGTTTCTTTTTCACAGAACTATTCAACGTATTGGAAATCAATAGATAGTCTCGATAAAAAAGGATTGCCGGAATCGGCCCTTCAACGGGTGCGCCAGATTCGATCCAAAGCCGTCCGTGAAAAAAATCAGTTGGAATACCTCAAGGCTAGTTTGCATTGGTTGAAGTTTTCACAAGACATTTACGACGATAGCCTGGTTACTCAAATTCGTAGCATTGAGCAGGAAGTAAAGGGGATGCCTGAACCGCAAAAGCAGTTGACCCTTAGTTATTTAGCTGAGTTTTATTCCATGTATGCCACCGCCAATCAATGGCAGTTTCAAGGGAGAACTAAAGTTCAAATCAGGGAAAATCCGGATTTTTCAAGTTGGGATTACCAATCCTTACTGGATCAAAGCGCATTTTATTATCGCCAATCATTGGTTAATCCAAAATTTCTTTTTCAGACCAAGGCCGAAAATTATCAGTTGATTTTAACCCAAGAAGAGAATTCAAAGGCTTTAGCGTCAACACTTTATGATGTTTTGGCAATGCGATATACCACCTTTTTGGGTGAACATTTTAATGGTTTGGAGAATATGAATGAGTCCGGCCTTTTGGATTATTTAGAAAAGTGTTTTGTTCCCGGCTATGTATTGCTGGAGCAAAAACGATTTCCTTCGGATACAAGTTCTGCCTTTCTTCAAGCGCTGGC
This region includes:
- a CDS encoding DUF177 domain-containing protein, which gives rise to MKLTDEFSIQYSGLGLGTHEFDWKITDKFFEELEFSEIKKGEVDVHIVLEKRPSFMELHFEIDGEIELECDRCSVEFGYEISSDERLIVKFEEDGGENESEEVIVLGKNDYQLDLSHHLYEFIAVQVPIRKVGCELNNDDSLCDQNVLKLLDNLAPKTEEKTSDPRWDKLSGLELN